CGCCTGGATGACCGCGCTGTACCGCGTGCGCGGAGGCTTCGTCCGGCTGCTCGGGATGCGTCAGCTCACCGTGCCTCGGCCCACGCGACTCAGGGCCCAGGACGTACCGATGCGCCGAGGTGGCGCCGCCGCCTTCTTCACCGTCCGCCACGCGGAGGAGGAGCGGGTCTGGGTGGCGGGCGCGGAGGACTCGCACCTGGACGCCGTCCTCGCCGTGACGGTGGAGCCGGGACAGGAGCTCCCGCGGCGCTTCCACGTCGTCACCGTGGTGCGCTACCGGAACTGGGCGGGGCCCGTGTACTTCAACGTCATCCGCCCGTTCCACCACCTGGTGGTGGGCGCCATGGCCCGCGCCGCCGCGAAGACTCCTCGGCTCGCGTGAGCTGCCTGAGTGGACTGGAGACGGCGCTGCTTGGCCGCCGTCCCCAGCGAGTCAACGGACCTCAGTAGTAGCAGAGGTTGTCAGAGCCGCAGACCCCCGTGTATCCCTTGCATTGACAGTGGAAGTCCTCGGAGCAGAAGCTCATGGGGCAGACGGACCCACCACCGCCGCCACCGCCGCCCGGCTGCTGGTAGTAACAAACGCCCTGCGTGCACGAGACACTCAGCGCGCCAGGACACGCGTTCCAGCAATCACTCTCTTCATTGCAGAACGACTGGTAGCAGGCGGACAGGCCCGTCTCCGTCGCGCCTGACGCGGCCTGGTCACAGACCGCGTCCTCGGAGGACTCGGCGCTCGCCGGGGTCCCACCGAAGACGACGGCCGACACTGCCAGAAGGACGGCGACACTCCAGGGAAGCTGCTTGCGAAGGAACTTCATGGCGATGCTCCTTTCGACGCGTGCGGGCCGCGCGTCGATGCACGGCCCGCACGGAAGGTACAGAAGCACCGCGATTGCAATCAAACCTGGGTCACCACGACCTCAGAACTGGCAGATGGAGTCGGGCCCACACGAGCCCGGACGCCCGTTGCAGACACAGTGCCTGTCTTCGGAACACTCCTGCATCTCGCACACCGGGTCACCACCGCCACCCCCTCCGCCTCCCACATCGAACTCACAGACATTGTTCGAGTTGCAGAAGACGCTCCGGGCAATGGGACACAGGGCCCAGCAATCACCGTCTCCGATGCAGTCCCCCTCGTAACAGAACAGGGCTTCCGCGGGAGGACTCGCATCACAGACCACCGCCTCGCTCGACTCCGCGCGAGCCGCGCCGACACAGAGCAGCGTCACCGCGAACAGCATCCGGACAGGGGAACTCCACGACGAGGACACGCACCTCATGCAAAGGCTCCTTTCGGCATCGGGGGACCCACCCACCCACGGGTCCACCCTGGAGCCTACAGCAGTATCGAGGTTGCAATCCGACGACGCCGCCCACGCGGCCTCAGGGAGGCAGCCCCGAGGAGAGCACCTCGCGGATGTTCCCCGCCGTGTGCTGCGTGCCCCAGAGTGCGTTCACCAGCGCGGCGACCCCCTCCGAGCCCGCGTAGAAGTGGCCCGAGGCCATGTCGACCAGGGTGACGCGTGGGTCCGCCAGCTCGAGCAGGCGCGGGGCCACCTGGGACACGTCCCGCCCGTTCAGCTGGAGTACGCGCTGCGCCTGGAGCCACCCCACCAACACGTCCTGCACGAAGGGGATGTAGAGCGGCTGCTCGGCGCGCCCCAGGTTCGTCAGCAGATACCCCAGGGACACCGTGGTGACGGCATGGCCGTACTGGACCACCAGCGACCCATGGTCCAACGCACGCGTGTTCCAGTCCGGGACCTCCAGATGTTGGACGTACAGCGGTGCCATCGTCGGGCCCACGAGCGACGCGAGCGTGCGGGTCTGCTCCACGGGGACGAGCGTGTCCCAATCCTCGTGCAGGACGAGGAAGGGCGTCGTCAGCTTCGGCGCGAGGTGCTCGCGCGTCCACGTGCTGTAGTCCGCGCCCGGTGCCCCCGGTGGCCCGCCCGTGGTGGCGACGATGCGGCGCTGATAGGGCTCGAAGAACGTGGCGTACTGGACGCGCACCCACGGGTCCGACACGCGCGAGGGAATCACCGTCTCCAGGTATTCGAACTGCCGCGCGAAGTCGGACAGCGGGAAGAGTGCCACACCCGCCTTCGGACGCACCGCCGTCGGCGCATCCGCCGCCGCGTAGAGCGCCTCGAATCCACCCCAGGAGCCTCCTTGGATGCCGATGCGTGAGCGGTCCACTTCGGGCGCCTGCTCGAGGAAGCGCAGCCCCGCGTGCATGTCGTCCCGGTCATTCTGGATGCTGCCGCCGGCGTAGAAGCGGCCGAAGACGTTGAGCACGCCGAAGCCGTTGTACAGGTAGAAGAACGACTCGGCCGCGATGAACTCCGGCGTGCTGATGCTGTAGACGATGTTGGACGAGCCCGCGTGGTGGCCTGGCTCGCTGTCATCCGGATGGAAGCCGTTGCCTCGCTGCGCCCACTTCGCGTCCACCGCCTCGCCCGTCCACGTGATGCCGTCGTAGGGACGCGTGAGCATCATCACGGGCCAGGCGCCCGGATTCCTCGGCGGGAACCACTGCGCGTAGGACGCCGCCTTGCCTTCCTCCTGGAGCCGCAGCAACTGGTACGCCCACTGCTGCCCTCCCGCCGCCGCCTGCCCCGAGCCGAGGACCGTCACCGTCAACGGCTTGGATTCAGTCGCGCTCTCCTCGGGAGGAAGCGGCGCCTCGGGTTTCGGGTCGGACGAGGAGCAGCCCATCAGGGCCAGGACGAGAATCACCCATCGTGTCGTGCGCATGAGCCCCAAGACACCGCATCCTGGATTTTTTGGAAGCGACCGGCGCGGATTCCTCGTCACCGCCCCAACAGTGCGCCCCGCGCTACTTCGCGCCCTCGGGCTCCTTGAAGATGGCCACGTGCGGCTGACCATCCTGGCCCACGTAGCCGCGATACATGCCCGAGGAGTTGAAGGGCATCGCCACGTTCCCATCTCGGTCCATCGCGATGACGCCGCCCTCTCCTCCCGCCTTCACCAGCACGTCGTTGACGACCAGGTTGGCGGCCTCGGGCAGGGGCAGCTCCTGGTACTCGACGCGCGCGCAGATGTCGCGCGCCACGGTGTAGCGGATGAAGAACTCCCCATGCCCCGTGGCGGAGACCGCGCAGCGCGGGTCCGCATAGGTGCCCGCGCCGATGATGGGCGCATCCCCCACGCGGCCGTAGCGCTTGTTCGTCATGCCGCCGGTGGACGTGCCCGCCGCGAGGTTGCCGGCCTGGTCCAGCGCCACCGCGCCCACGGTGCCGAACTTGTGGTCCCCCGTCACCGGGTCATACCCGGGCCGCAGCGTGGAGGGCGTCGTGCCCGGAGCGGGCGTCGCGCGCTCCTTCTCCAGCGCGCGCTGGAGGCCCTGCCAACGCTCCTCCGTGTAGAAGTACTTCGGGTCCACCAGCTCCACGCCCTGCGCCTTGGCGAAGGCCTCCGCGCCCTCTCCCATCATCATCACGTGCGGCGACTGCTCCATCACCCGGCGCGCCAGGTCGATGGGGTTCTTCACATGACGAAGCCCCGCGACGGCGCCCGCCGAGCGCGTCCTGCCGTCCATGATGGCCGCGTCCAGTTCATTGACGCCGTCGTGGTTGAAGACCGCGCCCTTGCCCGCGTTGAAGTGTGGAGAGTCCTCCAGGACACGGATGGCCGCGCTCACCGCGTCCAGGCTCGTGCCCCCCTTGGCCAGCACGCCATGTCCCGCCGCGAGGGCCTGCTGCAGCGCCGCGCGGACCTCGGCCTCGCGCTCCGCAGAGAGGTTCTCGCGTGAGATGACGCCCGCGCCGCCGTGGATGACCAACCCCCACCGGGGCTTGCGAGCAGCCGAGCCCTCCTGGGTGAGCCGCGCGTCATCCACCTGCGCGCCCTGGGTGCTCGTGCAGCCCACGGGCAGGAGGAACAGCGCGGTCCCAGCGACGAGGCTTCGGGGAAGAGACGGCAGGGAAGCGAACATTCCGTGACCTCCAGCGGGCCCGGGGAGACGACGCGTGCGAGGCCGCGACACGCGTGTTCCCAGGGGGATGTGCCCGCGTCGGTAGCACGGCGCTCCGGAGGGCACAACGACGGCTCCCTGCCTGCCCTCCAGGCGACGAGCAGGCCACGGACGAAGCGCCTTGCTGATCGCTCCGTCCCCCGTGCCGCATGGCGCCGGCGTGCACAGTCTCGGGGTCGTCCACGGAACCGGGGAGCGCGTGATGAAGAAGCTGAAGGGCTTGCGGGTGGCGGTGCTGGCGACGAGCGGCTTCGAGCAGGTGGAGCTGACGCGCCCGGTCAAGAAGCTTCAGCGCCAGGGCGCGGAGGTGACCGTCGTGTCGCTGCTGCCCGGCCACATCCGGGGCATGAACCACATGCTGCCGGGCAAGAAGGTGCGCGTGGACGCCACGCTGCGCGACGTGAAGGCCGCGGACTTCGACGCGGTGCTGCTGCCCGGCGGGCTCATCAACCCGGACACGCTGCGCCAGAGCGCGCTCGCCAAGGACTTCGTCCACGACGCGGACTCGCTCAACCTGCCCATGGCCATCATCTGTCATGCGCCGTGGCTGCTCATCTCCGCGGGCCTCACCGAGGGCCGCACGCTCACGTCATGGCCCGGCATCCAGGATGACGTGAAGAACTCCGGCGCACTGTGGCGCGACGACGAGATGGTGCGCGATGACAACTGGGTCTCCAGCCGGGGGCCGCAAGA
This genomic interval from Myxococcus guangdongensis contains the following:
- a CDS encoding isoaspartyl peptidase/L-asparaginase family protein gives rise to the protein MFASLPSLPRSLVAGTALFLLPVGCTSTQGAQVDDARLTQEGSAARKPRWGLVIHGGAGVISRENLSAEREAEVRAALQQALAAGHGVLAKGGTSLDAVSAAIRVLEDSPHFNAGKGAVFNHDGVNELDAAIMDGRTRSAGAVAGLRHVKNPIDLARRVMEQSPHVMMMGEGAEAFAKAQGVELVDPKYFYTEERWQGLQRALEKERATPAPGTTPSTLRPGYDPVTGDHKFGTVGAVALDQAGNLAAGTSTGGMTNKRYGRVGDAPIIGAGTYADPRCAVSATGHGEFFIRYTVARDICARVEYQELPLPEAANLVVNDVLVKAGGEGGVIAMDRDGNVAMPFNSSGMYRGYVGQDGQPHVAIFKEPEGAK
- a CDS encoding alpha/beta hydrolase family protein; this encodes MRTTRWVILVLALMGCSSSDPKPEAPLPPEESATESKPLTVTVLGSGQAAAGGQQWAYQLLRLQEEGKAASYAQWFPPRNPGAWPVMMLTRPYDGITWTGEAVDAKWAQRGNGFHPDDSEPGHHAGSSNIVYSISTPEFIAAESFFYLYNGFGVLNVFGRFYAGGSIQNDRDDMHAGLRFLEQAPEVDRSRIGIQGGSWGGFEALYAAADAPTAVRPKAGVALFPLSDFARQFEYLETVIPSRVSDPWVRVQYATFFEPYQRRIVATTGGPPGAPGADYSTWTREHLAPKLTTPFLVLHEDWDTLVPVEQTRTLASLVGPTMAPLYVQHLEVPDWNTRALDHGSLVVQYGHAVTTVSLGYLLTNLGRAEQPLYIPFVQDVLVGWLQAQRVLQLNGRDVSQVAPRLLELADPRVTLVDMASGHFYAGSEGVAALVNALWGTQHTAGNIREVLSSGLPP
- a CDS encoding type 1 glutamine amidotransferase domain-containing protein, translating into MKKLKGLRVAVLATSGFEQVELTRPVKKLQRQGAEVTVVSLLPGHIRGMNHMLPGKKVRVDATLRDVKAADFDAVLLPGGLINPDTLRQSALAKDFVHDADSLNLPMAIICHAPWLLISAGLTEGRTLTSWPGIQDDVKNSGALWRDDEMVRDDNWVSSRGPQDLPAFERAMVELFAEKMPEVRERLRQAQDEHPVAARYHPATEESGRRWPRLLAGSLATAAISFGVRRLAASR